In one Phyllostomus discolor isolate MPI-MPIP mPhyDis1 chromosome 8, mPhyDis1.pri.v3, whole genome shotgun sequence genomic region, the following are encoded:
- the LRRC25 gene encoding leucine-rich repeat-containing protein 25: MGGALAWAPWLLLLLQDPCSLGLSCNVSLGTVNWTREFRTPCLNFSGQHLNLPWNTSLQAVGVRLLDLSANELRELPQTFFDTLHNLQILNVTYNPLEHVPAMLAELCSLDLKANCLCALAPWHKVRQDKNCSDPPLLQCLDERAGTWHNLSTFLESGCPPGLSSMTIGVLVASGGLLLGLFIAGSLLAWRFRARWAPSSQGLGKTWAAADGPRSGSGRQPRYSSRSHSPKQPADTLPRPPTPDYENVFVGQPPAEHQWTKHGAHPSEDNDLYMNYESLPQASQSPRQASQPIYGNLQALGQTPPVDEEYVIPGH, encoded by the exons ATGGGGGGCGCCCTGGCGTGGGCACCGTGGTTGCTGCTGCTACTGCAGGATCCGTGCAGCCTGGGATTGTCCTGCAACGTGTCGTTGGGGACCGTGAACTGGACCAGGGAGTTCAGAACCCCATGCCTGAACTTCAGTGGTCAACACCTGAACCTGCCCTGGAACACGTCTCTGCAGGCTGTCGGAGTTCGCCTCCTCGACCTGTCTGCTAATGAACTTCGAGAGCTCCCACAGACCTTCTTTGACACCCTTCATAACCTGCAGATCCTGAATGTGACATACAACCCCCTGGAACACGTGCCTGCGATGCTGGCAGAGCTCTGCAGCCTTGACCTGAAAGCCAACTGCCTCTGCGCCCTAGCCCCCTGGCATAAGGTCCGGCAGGACAAGAACTGCTCTGACCCACCACTTCTGCAGTGCCTGGATGAACGAGCTGGCACCTGGCACAACCTCTCCACCTTCCTGGAGAGCGGCTGCCCACCTGGCCTGTCCTCTATGACCATTGGGGTGCTGGTGGCCAGTGGAGGCCTGCTCCTCGGGCTCTTCATAGCTGGCTCATTGCTGGCCTGGAGATTCCGGGCACGCTGGGCACCCAGTAGCCAGGGCCTGGGCAAAACATGGGCTGCTGCAGATGGTCCTAGGTCCGGTTCCGGCCGGCAGCCGAGGTACAGTAGCCGGAGCCACAGCCCTAAGCAACCAGCGGAcaccctgcccaggccccccacACCTGACTATGAGAATGTGTTTGTGGGCCAGCCACCTGCCGAGCACCAGTGGACCAAACACGG GGCTCACCCTTCAGAGGACAACGACCTCTACATGAACTACGAAAGCCTCCCCCAGGCTTCCCAGAGCCCCcgccaggcctcccagcccatcTACGGCAAcctgcaggccctgggccagaCCCCACCGGTTGATGAGGAGTACGTGATCCCTGGGCACTGA